A genomic segment from Ruegeria sp. TM1040 encodes:
- a CDS encoding substrate-binding domain-containing protein codes for MVNFKQVAVCAAASMTTVPGAALAEAGTLKCEPGETYIMNVMVSSHPYWVPVYQGFKQAAEAFGCETVFSGTPDYDITKQIASFEQDMVKAPAGILLHPMQSDPFIEPINRAIDNGTEIVTFAADSPNSKRSGYITSDNMAEAKFAAEEFVKELGESFEFAVLENPGQSNHDLRVTAFLSYMEEHYPEAKLVGRQATNQDSNAAYRATASIIQANPDLKALWIPEAGSAEGAVAAKLEAQSDVMVMHADITPTTLEHIKAGNIHAALNPNQGMQGFMGFMGVFLAAKSEVFDPFNDYKVSGYNPVQIPFVDNGFAVITQENADSFDLNAYMAGRDPS; via the coding sequence ATGGTCAATTTCAAACAGGTGGCCGTCTGCGCCGCAGCGTCCATGACCACGGTTCCCGGAGCCGCTCTGGCGGAGGCGGGAACGCTCAAATGCGAGCCGGGTGAAACCTATATCATGAATGTGATGGTCTCGAGCCATCCTTATTGGGTGCCAGTCTATCAGGGCTTCAAGCAGGCTGCAGAGGCTTTTGGTTGCGAGACCGTGTTCTCCGGCACGCCTGATTATGACATCACCAAGCAGATTGCGTCCTTTGAGCAGGATATGGTGAAGGCACCCGCAGGCATTCTGTTGCATCCGATGCAGTCTGACCCCTTCATCGAGCCCATCAACCGCGCCATCGATAACGGCACCGAAATCGTGACCTTTGCGGCGGACTCGCCCAATTCCAAGCGCTCTGGCTATATCACCTCCGACAATATGGCGGAGGCCAAGTTTGCCGCCGAGGAATTTGTCAAAGAACTGGGCGAGAGCTTTGAGTTTGCAGTGCTCGAGAACCCGGGTCAGTCCAACCACGACCTGCGCGTCACCGCATTCCTGTCTTACATGGAAGAGCATTATCCGGAGGCCAAGCTGGTGGGGCGTCAGGCCACCAACCAGGACAGCAACGCGGCCTATCGCGCCACCGCGTCGATCATACAGGCCAATCCGGACCTGAAGGCCCTGTGGATCCCAGAGGCAGGATCGGCAGAGGGCGCCGTCGCGGCCAAGCTCGAGGCGCAGTCCGATGTGATGGTGATGCATGCCGATATCACCCCGACCACGCTTGAGCACATCAAGGCGGGCAACATCCATGCGGCTTTGAACCCGAACCAGGGCATGCAGGGCTTTATGGGGTTCATGGGGGTCTTCCTCGCAGCAAAATCCGAGGTGTTTGATCCGTTCAACGACTACAAGGTCTCTGGCTACAACCCGGTGCAGATCCCGTTTGTTGACAATGGCTTTGCCGTGATCACGCAAGAGAACGCCGACAGCTTTGATCTCAACGCCTATATGGCCGGTCGCGATCCCAGCTGA
- a CDS encoding sugar ABC transporter ATP-binding protein, whose translation MTGDVILQISNLTKSFGPVKALKGVDFELRRGEIHAIAGENGAGKSTLMNIIDGILQPDSGEIRLDGTPVEIPSPAAAQKMGIGFVHQEIALCPDVSVAENIFMAATNSSRSFLMDYKGIEAKAREVFAQLSSIDPSVLVRDLSISNQQLVEIAKALTLDCRVLILDEPTAALTEAEAQVLFKIMRRLADQGISLIYISHRMVEIFDNCDRVSVFRDGRYVTTQDVAKITPADVVRAMVGREIGDLYPEKQRPEACSTTEVLRVENLCEAERFHDVSFSLHKGEILGFAGLIGAGRSEIAKGVCALEGQVTGRLWLNGEPLALRDYQDSIDAGIVYLSEDRKGDGVFLDMSIASNVSALKVEQVASALGLIQPGREIEQADRLGRKLNLKCGTLQDPVSSLSGGNQQKVALAKMLSVNPRLIFLDEPTRGVDVGAKAEIYRILRDLAEEGAGIVVISSELPELIGLCDRVLVIHEGCLSGEVSGPDMTEENIMHLASGTQQGTGAASVAAQ comes from the coding sequence ATGACAGGCGACGTGATCCTGCAAATTTCGAACCTCACGAAGTCCTTTGGGCCGGTAAAGGCGCTAAAGGGCGTGGATTTCGAACTCCGCCGTGGCGAGATCCACGCAATCGCCGGAGAGAACGGCGCCGGGAAGTCCACGTTGATGAACATCATCGACGGTATTTTGCAGCCCGACAGCGGTGAAATCCGGCTCGATGGCACCCCTGTCGAAATTCCGTCTCCGGCAGCGGCGCAAAAGATGGGGATCGGCTTTGTGCATCAGGAGATCGCACTCTGTCCGGATGTCTCGGTCGCTGAAAACATCTTTATGGCTGCGACCAATTCAAGCCGGTCTTTTCTGATGGATTACAAAGGGATCGAAGCCAAAGCGCGCGAAGTTTTTGCGCAGTTGTCGAGCATTGATCCCTCTGTGCTCGTCCGGGACCTTTCGATTTCGAACCAGCAGCTTGTGGAGATCGCCAAGGCGCTGACGCTGGACTGCCGGGTGTTGATCCTGGATGAGCCAACGGCAGCGCTGACCGAGGCGGAGGCGCAGGTGCTGTTCAAGATCATGCGGCGGCTGGCGGATCAGGGGATTTCGTTGATTTATATCTCGCATCGTATGGTCGAGATCTTTGACAATTGCGACCGGGTCTCGGTGTTTCGCGATGGCCGCTATGTGACGACACAGGATGTCGCCAAAATCACGCCTGCAGATGTGGTCCGGGCCATGGTGGGGCGCGAAATTGGCGATCTCTATCCCGAAAAACAACGTCCCGAGGCCTGCAGCACGACCGAGGTCCTCCGGGTTGAAAACCTTTGTGAGGCCGAGCGGTTTCACGATGTGTCCTTTTCGCTGCATAAGGGCGAGATCCTGGGCTTTGCCGGGTTGATCGGTGCAGGGCGCAGCGAGATCGCCAAAGGGGTCTGCGCGCTTGAAGGTCAGGTGACTGGCAGGCTCTGGCTCAATGGAGAGCCGCTGGCGCTGCGCGACTATCAGGACAGCATTGATGCGGGGATTGTGTATCTCTCCGAGGATCGCAAAGGCGACGGCGTGTTTCTGGATATGTCCATCGCCAGCAATGTTTCGGCGCTGAAGGTCGAACAGGTGGCCAGCGCCCTCGGGTTGATCCAGCCTGGCAGGGAAATAGAGCAGGCGGACCGACTTGGGCGCAAGCTCAACCTCAAATGCGGCACGCTGCAGGATCCGGTTTCGTCGCTTTCGGGCGGCAATCAACAAAAGGTAGCACTGGCCAAGATGCTCTCGGTCAACCCGCGACTGATCTTTCTGGATGAGCCGACGCGTGGCGTTGACGTTGGCGCAAAGGCCGAAATCTACCGCATCCTGCGGGATTTGGCCGAGGAGGGCGCAGGCATTGTGGTTATTTCATCCGAGCTGCCAGAACTGATCGGTCTGTGTGATCGCGTGCTGGTGATCCACGAAGGGTGTCTGAGCGGTGAAGTGAGTGGCCCGGACATGACAGAAGAAAACATCATGCACCTTGCCTCGGGCACTCAGCAAGGCACGGGTGCAGCGTCGGTTGCGGCGCAATGA
- a CDS encoding methylenetetrahydrofolate reductase — protein sequence MALLNFKKRAADTEITVNPDVEAFLQGYSIEVMPRTAQKVEDFRELLPAGTRVYIAHIEGTPIEDMIATAKRLNDEGYPVMPHFPARIIKDEATLADWIARYQGEADVKQALLLAGGVAQPHGAFDSSMQLLETGLFDKAGFTNLHVAGHPEGNKDIDPDGSMKNVSEALQWKQKFSERTDAKMALATQFAFEAKPIIAWANGLKDAAVDLPIHIGIAGPAKLQTLIKFAIACGVGPSLKVLQKRAMDVTKLMLPYEPNEVVAELAAYKAANPDFNITNVHFFPLGGIKTNATWAINNGGESTRPAKQQG from the coding sequence ATGGCTTTGCTGAACTTCAAAAAACGTGCGGCTGACACAGAGATCACCGTGAACCCGGACGTGGAGGCCTTTCTGCAGGGCTATTCCATCGAGGTGATGCCGCGCACCGCGCAAAAGGTCGAGGACTTCCGCGAGCTTCTGCCCGCCGGCACCCGAGTCTATATTGCCCACATTGAGGGCACCCCGATCGAGGATATGATCGCCACAGCCAAACGCCTGAATGACGAAGGCTACCCGGTGATGCCGCATTTCCCGGCCCGCATCATCAAGGATGAGGCAACGCTTGCCGATTGGATTGCGCGCTATCAGGGTGAGGCGGATGTCAAACAGGCCCTGCTGCTGGCCGGTGGCGTGGCGCAGCCTCATGGTGCCTTTGACAGCTCCATGCAGCTTTTGGAGACCGGCCTCTTCGACAAGGCAGGGTTCACCAACCTGCATGTGGCGGGCCACCCCGAGGGCAACAAGGATATTGATCCCGACGGCTCCATGAAAAACGTCTCCGAAGCGCTTCAGTGGAAACAGAAATTTTCCGAGCGGACCGACGCGAAAATGGCGCTGGCAACCCAGTTTGCATTTGAGGCAAAGCCGATCATCGCCTGGGCGAACGGCCTGAAAGACGCGGCCGTTGACCTGCCGATCCATATCGGGATCGCGGGGCCTGCCAAGCTGCAGACGCTCATTAAATTCGCCATTGCCTGCGGTGTGGGACCGTCGCTCAAGGTGCTTCAGAAACGCGCCATGGATGTCACCAAGCTGATGCTGCCCTATGAGCCCAACGAGGTTGTGGCTGAGCTTGCGGCCTACAAGGCGGCAAACCCCGATTTCAACATCACCAATGTTCACTTCTTCCCGCTCGGCGGCATCAAAACCAACGCCACCTGGGCCATCAACAATGGCGGCGAGTCCACTCGCCCCGCCAAACAGCAAGGATAA
- a CDS encoding methyltetrahydrofolate--corrinoid methyltransferase, with product MTRTVVESKTKTAVLGFDEPFCVIGERINPTGRKKLAAELEAGDFSTVEKDALAQVMAGANILDINAGVVYNSNPNPNETEPPLMTKIVELVQGLVDIPLCIDSSVPGALEAGLAAAEGRPLLNSVTGEEDRLELVLPLVKKYNVPVVAISNDDTGISEDPDVRFAVAKKIVERAADFGIPAHDIVVDPLVMPIGAMATAGQQVFALVRRLREELGVNTTCGASNVSFGLPNRHGINNAFLPMAMGAGMTSAIMNPVALPVTQKAIAEKKEQVAAAGIILPEGMDDETFVTMFGLGSTKPRAGKEMEAIRAANLLTNNDPHGGDWIKFNKAPSSEAEGEGRGRRGGGRRRRA from the coding sequence ATGACCCGTACTGTCGTAGAATCAAAAACAAAAACTGCTGTTCTGGGCTTTGATGAACCCTTCTGCGTGATCGGCGAGCGCATCAACCCCACCGGCCGCAAGAAACTGGCGGCGGAGCTGGAAGCGGGCGATTTCTCGACCGTGGAAAAGGACGCATTGGCGCAGGTGATGGCCGGGGCCAACATCCTCGATATCAATGCAGGTGTTGTCTACAATTCCAACCCGAACCCGAATGAGACCGAGCCGCCCTTGATGACCAAGATCGTCGAGCTGGTGCAGGGCCTTGTCGATATTCCGCTTTGCATCGACTCTTCTGTGCCCGGCGCGCTGGAAGCAGGTCTTGCCGCAGCCGAAGGTCGCCCGCTGCTGAACTCCGTCACCGGTGAAGAAGACCGCCTGGAGCTGGTTCTGCCGCTGGTCAAGAAGTACAATGTTCCGGTTGTGGCGATCTCCAACGACGACACCGGGATCTCCGAAGACCCCGATGTGCGCTTTGCAGTGGCCAAGAAGATCGTGGAACGCGCGGCCGATTTTGGCATCCCGGCGCATGACATCGTGGTGGACCCTCTGGTGATGCCCATCGGTGCGATGGCCACCGCAGGTCAGCAGGTCTTTGCTCTGGTGCGCCGCCTGCGTGAAGAGCTTGGCGTGAACACCACTTGCGGTGCCTCCAACGTCTCCTTCGGTCTGCCGAACCGTCATGGCATCAACAACGCTTTCCTGCCGATGGCAATGGGGGCGGGCATGACCTCTGCGATCATGAACCCGGTGGCCCTGCCGGTGACGCAGAAGGCGATTGCCGAAAAGAAAGAGCAAGTCGCTGCCGCGGGAATCATCCTGCCCGAGGGCATGGATGACGAGACTTTCGTGACGATGTTTGGCCTTGGCTCCACAAAGCCGCGCGCCGGCAAGGAAATGGAAGCGATCCGCGCTGCGAACCTGCTGACCAACAACGATCCGCATGGCGGCGATTGGATCAAGTTCAACAAGGCGCCGTCCTCTGAGGCCGAGGGCGAAGGCCGCGGGCGTCGCGGTGGCGGTCGCCGTCGTCGCGCGTGA